Proteins from a single region of Nerophis ophidion isolate RoL-2023_Sa linkage group LG08, RoL_Noph_v1.0, whole genome shotgun sequence:
- the LOC133557938 gene encoding transmembrane protein 238-like — protein sequence MRTLNFGHFVTEHNYTCSFCWSPPRILTMSTSVQMEPVLERRYGGVGRCKCSFWFAVAHDILGALIMMVGVFGGLVIHDLFIYAGAIVIFLSLIWWVFWYSGNIDVSPDELEDDVGMLKPKSNKGLRRVVGQASSRLSSGIRNSFGKNGRSSPKKGSNGGQLQSTDVSLFTIYDADIASSSKQLFRETLSI from the coding sequence ATGCGCACATTGAACTTTGGCCATTTTGTTACCGAGCACAATTACACATGCTCCTTCTGCTGGTCTCCACCCCGCATTCTCACCATGTCCACCTCCGTGCAGATGGAACCGGTCCTGGAAAGGAGGTACGGAGGAGTTGGACGCTGCAAGTGCTCCTTCTGGTTCGCGGTAGCCCACGACATACTGGGCGCGCTCATCATGATGGTGGGGGTCTTCGGAGGCCTGGTGATCCACGACCTCTTCATCTACGCCGGCGCCATCGTCATCTTCCTCAGCCTCATCTGGTGGGTGTTCTGGTACTCCGGCAACATCGACGTGTCGCCAGACGAGCTGGAGGACGACGTGGGGATGTTGAAACCGAAAAGCAACAAAGGACTGAGACGGGTGGTGGGACAGGCGTCCAGCCGACTCTCCAGCGGGATTCGGAACTCTTTTGGAAAGAATGGCAGGTCAAGCCCCAAAAAGGGTTCAAACGGTGGGCAGCTGCAGAGCACTGACGTATCACTCTTCACTATTTACGATGCGGACATTGCCTCTTCGTCAAAACAACTTTTCAGAGAAACACTGTCCATATAA